CCGGGCCACCGGCCCGTCCACCACCCGCTGCACCACCAGCGGTACGGCGATTCCGGCAGCGGTGCCGGCGAGCCCGGCGACCAGCAGCCAGGCGAACTCGGTGGCGTACGGGCGCAGGTAGCGGCGCAGCCGCCAGAGGTTGTGCACGGGGTGGGGGCCCGCGGCGACCCGGGCGGCCGGGTCGCCGTCGCTCTCCACAGGCACTACCCGACGGTAGCGTCAATGGCTGTCGATGCTTGTGTCAGGTTGTTGTCAACCGCCGCTCATGACCGAGAAGCCACTTCTTCACGTCCAGCCCCCAGCGGTAGCCACCGAGCGTGCCGTCGGTACGCAGCACCCGGTGGCAGGGCACGAACAGTGCCACGGCGTTACGGGCGCAGGCGGCCGCGGCGGCCCGCACCGCCGGTGGCCGGCCGGCCAGCGCCGCGTACCCGGTGTAGGTGACCGGGGTGCCCGGCGGGACCTCGCGCAGCACCTCCCAGGCGTGCGCCATGAACTCGCCGCCGGTGCTCTGCCGCACCGGCACCGCGTCGATGGCGGTGAGGTCACCGTCCAGGTAGGACCGGACGGCCACGCTGACCGGGCCGAGGTCGGCCCGCGGCCGCAGGGGCGCCCGCAGGGTGGGGTGGACCAGGGGCAGCAGCGCCGCCGGGTCGGGGGTGAAGCCGGCTGCCCGGACCTCACCGTCCGGACCGGCGATGATGCTCAGTGGGCCGGTCGGTGTGCTCAGCACGGTGCTGTCGATGCTCATGCCGCTCTCCAGAGTCTGATCGTGGCGTAGGACCGCCAGGGGCGCCAACGTTCGGCGTACGCGTCGAGGGTCTTCGAGGTGTCCGGCAGGCCGAGCGCGGCCGCGCCGCGCCGGACCGCCAGGTCGGTGGGGAGTAGGACGTCCGGGTCGCCGAAGGCGCGCATCGCCAGGTAGCCGGCGGTCCACGGGCCGATGCCGGGCAGCGCCAGCAGGCGCCGGGCGGTCTCCTCCCGGTCGCCGCCCGAGGCCAGGTCCAGCTCCCCGCCGGCTACCGCCCGCGCCAGAGCGCGCACCGTCTCCCGCCGCCCAACCGGCATCCCGAACCCCTCATCCGGCACCTCCAGCAGCTCCTCGGCGGTGGGAAAGCCCCGCAACCCACCCCGCTGATCATGAAGTTGTTGCCGCGACACGCCGGCATCGTCGACAACAACCTCATGATCAACTCGGGCGGCCAGCAGGCGGGTGAGGGTGGTGCGGGCGGAGGTGACCGAGACCTGCTGGCCGATGATGGCGCGGACCGCCAGCTCGAAGCCGTCCACCGCACGGGGGACCCGGATGCCGGGTTCGGCGGCGACCGCCGGGGCGAGCGCCGGGTCGGCGGCGAGCGTGGCGTCGATGGCGACCGGGTCCGCGTCCAGGTCGAGCAGCCGGCGGCAGCGGGCCACCGCCGGCGCCAGGTCGCGCAGGTCGGCCAGGCGCAACGTCGCCGCCACGTGCCCGTCCGCCGGGGTCAGCGCCACCTCGCCGGCACCGTGCGGCAGCCGCAACCCCCGGTGGTACGTCCCGTCGCGGACCTCCTCCACCCCGGGCAGCGCCCGCACCGAGAGGAAGTCCAGCAGCGCCCGGGCGTGCAGCGGCGGACGGTACGCCAGCCGGAGCGTGATCGTCCCCGCCCCGACCGGAGCCTGGCGCCGGCCACGGGCGGACCGCAGCTCGGACGGTGCGACGCCGTACACCTCGCGGACCGTGTCGTTGAACTGCCGCACACTGCCGAATCCCGCGGCGAACGCGATCTCGGCCATGCCGAGGCCGGTCGTCTCGATCAGGATCCGGGCGGTCTGCGCCCGCTGGGCCCGGGCCAGCGCGAGCGGCCCGGCGCCCATCTCGGCGCGCAGCATCCGGTGCAGGTGCCGCTCGGTGTAGCCGAGCCGGGCGGCCAGCCCGGGGACGCCGTCCCGGTCGACCACCCCGTCGGCGATCAACCGCATCGCCCGGCCGACCACGTCCGCGCGGACGTCCCAGTGGGGCGAGCCGGGTGCGGCGTCCGGACGGCAGCGGCGGCAGGCACGTAGCCCGGCACCCTGCGCCGCGGCGGCGGACGGGAAGAACCGGACGTTCTGTCGCTTGGGGGTGGTCGCGGGGCAGGACGGCCGGCAGTAGATCCCGGTCGACGTCACGCCGGTGTAGAACCAGCCGTCGAACCGCTGGTCACGGCTGTCCACGGCCCGGTAGCACCGCTCGAAGTCCATCTCCACGTCACCGATGATGCCCCGCTCCACGAGCGATCGGCTGGCGGAAATCGGACGCGGCCGTGCGGGAGCAAACGGGTGCGGGCGTAAGGAAGGGCACCTTATTAACGCCTGCTGCATAGCAAGGGCCCCTTGTTAACGGCCGGCCGGCGGCGGGGGCGCCGTGGCGCTGGCGGCTCAGCGGCGGCGCCGATGAGGCTGGCCGGAGCGGGTCGGCTGGCCGGATCGGGCGGGCTGGCCGGTGAGCAGAGCCGGCCGGAACACGCCGTCCGGGTCGTACCGCCGCCACAGCCGACGCACCCGGGCACCGGCCTCACCCGGGTAGATCCGGGCGAACGCCGCCGGGTCCGGCCGGCTCTCGAAGTTGACGTAGGCGCCGTCGGCCCGGCCGGCGGCGCCCCGCCAGGCGGCGTCCAACGCCGCACCGCCCTGCGGAGGGAACGTCGAGGCGATGACCAGGGTGTGCTGGTGCCGATGTGGGTAGGCGGTCGCTTCCGGGGCGATGTCGTTGACCGCTCCACCCATGGAGCGGAGCTGGATCACCGCCCGTCCGGTGACCGCCCGCATCACCGCCCGCGCACCGGCCTCGCCCAACTCGGTGAACAAACCGTTGGTGGTCGTGCCCCGCTGCTGCCCGACGTTCGGGTGCAGGTGCGCGGTCGGCACCAGGGTCGGATAGGGCAGCAGGTCGGCACGGTGTTCGAGCACCTTCCCGATGGCCAGTAGCGGCTCCACCAGGGGCCGGGCCCGGCGCAGGCTCTCGGCGGCCACCACGGCGGTGACGGACATGAGGGCCGACCGTCCCTCCGCGAACAGCACGGCGGCCGCGGACAGCTCGCGGGGCGCCTGCGACAGGTAGTTCGCCCACTCCCGAACGGTGCGGCCGTCCGGGTGCGCCTCGATGACGAGCTGCGCCACGCCGACGTTGCGCTGCTCGGTGGCCTCGATCTCGAACGCCACCACGATTCCCGCCCCCGGGCCGGCGCCCCGCACCAGCCAGAACAGTTCCGGCTCGTGCTCCGCGTCCGCGCGCAACAGCGTCCCGTCCGCGAGCGCCACCTCCACGGCACGGACGCGGTCGATGGTGAGGCCGTAGGAGCGGACCAGCCAGCCGACGCCACCGCCGGTGGTCAGGCCGCCGACGCCGACGTTGCCGTGGTCACCCGAGCTGATCACCAGACCGTACGGGGCCAGCGCCTTCGCGACGTTCGCCCAGCGCGCGCCGGCCTCGACCCGGACCACCCCGGACCGCTCATCGAGAACCTGCACCCGGTTGAGCATGGACAGGTCGATGACCAGACCACCGTTGTTGGAGGAGGCGCCGGAGAGGCCGTGTCCGCCGCTGCGGACGGCGATCGGCAGCCGTTGCTCCCGCGCGTACCGGATCGCGGCGACCACCTGCGCGGCGTTCTTCGGCAGCAGGACGCCGGCCGGCGACGCCGTCGTGGTGTACGTCGAGCGCAGCTGCGCGTACCTGCGGTCGCCGGGTGTGACGATCTGTCCGGTGAGCGAGTCGGGCACCCGGGCCAGGGCGGCGGCGCGCCGGTGTCCGTGGTCGGTCATCGCTCAAGAGTGGGCGGTCGCACCGGCCCCGACAAACTCGCGTTGGCCACTGATCCTGTTCGTCGGGTTGCGGGAGCGCGCCGGTTCGGAAAATGCCGCGCGAGGGTGACCGGGATCTCGGACCGAGCGTTCGCCCGGGCCGGTCAGATCGGGCGGCAACCGCCCGATCTGACCGGATCTGATCAGCTCACTCGGCTCGGCACGCCGGGCGGGCCGAGCGGGCTGGGCTCGACCGTCGGAGGCGCCGGGCTGGGTACGACGACCGGCCCGGACGGACTGGGTACGGCGACCGGCCCGGACGGGGTGGGCGCGGGCAGGCTGGGCACGACACGACCACCGCCCGCTGCGCCGGTGGCAGGTGGCGCAGTGCAGCGCGCATCGCCAGCCGCACGTCCGACCCGCTGCTCGGATCGGCGCCCACCGGCTCGTCGGCCGGGTTGAGCGGCGTCTCCCGCCACCGCCGCAGTCGCCGCCACCAGCTGATCTGCTCGCGGTACATGACCACCCGCAGGTATCCCTCGGGGTCGGCGTGCCGGATGGTTCCCCACTTCGGGATGGTGCGTGCCAACGCCGACTGGAACAGATCCTCGGCGGCGTTGCGATCCCCGGTCAGCAGGTACGCGACCCGCAGCAACGCCGGAGTCCGGCTGGCGACGAACTCGGCCAATCGGGCGCGTTCGTCGTCGTCCACCCGCCACCCCCGTTTGGTTGTCACCCGTACAGACGCCCCAGGTCATCCTCGCTATCCACGATCCGTGCCGCTTTTCCGCCCGGAAGTGTCGGTCGTGGCGGGTAACGTCCGGCCACCAACTCAAGAAGGGGTGCGGTGATGGCGAGCGTGGCGGGTCGGGCGGCGGCATCGACACGGGACGCGTTCCCGCCGCTGCCCCGAGCGGTGGTGCAGTCCTTCTACCGCCGGATGCGTGCCGTGGCACCGGCGGCCGTCGGCGCGATCGAGCGGGACCGGGCGGCCGACGCCGAGCCGGCCTTCGCCGACACCGCCTGCGGCCGGTTGGCCCGCTCACTCGACGACGCGGGCCTGCGCGCGCTGGGCATGTGGACGCACCACTGGTGCATGCGCTTCTACGACGACGACACCCGGGTTGGCCGGCGGCTGGTCCGGGAGATCGCGGGCCGGCCGGGGCTGGGCTGGACGGCCGACGAGGTGCGCTGGATGCTGCGCGAGTCGGTCTGGGCCGGCCCGGCCGCCGCCGAACGGTTCACCCTGCCCCACGCCGCCGCCGCGCAACTGCCCCCGGAGGAGCGGCCGTTCGGGGAACTGCCCCCGGGTCACTGGCCGGAGGACGAGCCGGCCGAGGGCCAGCGCACCGAGTCGACCGGAACGATCGTCGACGCGCCGGCCTTGGTGCCCCGCCAGAGACGCGCTGGCTGAGCGGGCATCGGCCCCACCACGGGCGGGGTGATCGGCCGGCGGCCCGCTGCGGCAGGATGAAGCCGTCCCGCACCGACGGAAGGACCCACATGCCCGCCAGCGAACCGACAATCCTCGCCACCAGCATGGGCTTCTTCCGGGGCGACCGCGGCCCCACCGACCTGCGCCCGGGCCCGGTGTTCGAGCTGGCCGCCGAGCTGGCCGAGGCCGGCCCGCAGCCGCGCATCTGCTACCTCGGGCAGGCTGTCGGGGACCAGCCCACCTCGTTCACGGCCATCTACGGCGCGTTCGCCGACACCCGCTTCCGGCTGTCGCACCTCGCCCTGTTCCCGATGCCGAACGTCGAGGACGTCCGCGCCCACCTGCTCGCCCAGGACGTGATCTGGGTCGGCGGCGGCAGCGTTGCCAACCTTGTCGCGCTGTGGCGGGTGCACGGGCTCGACGAGATCCTGCACGAGTGCTGGCAGGCCGGCGTGGTGCTGGGCGGCGTCTCCGCCGGCTCGATCTGCTGGCATGTGGGTGGCGCCACCGACAGCTTCGGCCCCCGGCTGCGTGGCTTCACCGACGGCCTGGGCTGGCTGCCGTACGGCAACGGGGTGCACTACGACAGCGAGGGCCAGCGCCGACCGCTGATGCACGAGCTGGTCGGCGACGAGACGTTGCCGACCAGCTACTGCACCGACGACGGGGTGGGGCTGGTCTACCGGGGCACCCGACTGGTCGAGGCGGTCGCCGACCGCGAGGGCGTTTCGGCGTACGAGGTCAGCCGCGGCGCGGACGGCAGCGTCCGGGAGGCGGTCATCGCCCCGCGCCTGCTCGGCTGACCGCCGCCCCCGCAAGCGCCTCCGGAGCGGGCCGGCTGGAGTCGAAAACCGAGCCGCGTGGACCGGCCGGTCCGGCACCGGCGTAAGCTGGCCCGTCGTGAGTCTCACCATCGGCATCGTCGGCCTGCCCAACGTCGGCAAGAGCACGCTTTTCAACGCGTTGACCAAGAACGACGTGCTGGCGGCGAACTACCCGTTCGCCACCATCGAGCCCAACGTCGGCGTGGTCGGGCTGCCCGACGAGCGGCTGGGGAAGCTGGCCGAGATCTTCTCCTCGCAGAAGGTGCTGCCGGCTCCGGTGTCGTTCGTCGACATCGCCGGCCTGGTCCGCGGCGCGTCGAAGGGGCAGGGCCGGGGCAACGCCTTCCTGGCCAACATCCGGGACGCTTCGGCGATCTGCCAGGTGGTGCGGGCCTTCTCCGACCCGAACGTGGTGCACGTTGACGGCAAGGTCTCCCCGGCCGACGACATCGAGACGATCAACACTGAGCTGATCCTCGCCGACCTGCAGACGCTGGACAAGGCGCTGCCCCGGTTGGAGAAGGAGGCCAAGCTCCGCAAGGACCGCCTGGCCGCGGTCGCCGCCGCGAAGGCGGCCATCGAGGTGCTCGACGGCGGCACCACCCTGTACTCCGGGGCCGCCGCCGCCAAGATCGAGCTGGAGCACCTGCGTGAGCTGCACCTGCTCACCACCAAGCCCTTCCTGTACGTCTTCAACGTCGACGAGGCCGAACTGGCCAACGCCGCGTTCCTCGACGAGCTGCGCGCCCTCGTCGCCCCCGCCGAGGCCGTTTTCATGGACGCCAAGATCGAATCTGAGCTGGTGGACCTGCCCGAGGAGGAGGCCCGCGAGCTGCTGGAGTCGATCGGGCAGAACGAGCCCGGCCTCAACCAGCTCGTCCGGGTCGGCTTCCGTACCCTCGGGCTCCAGACGTACCTGACCGCCGGCCCGAAGGAAGCGCGCGCCTGGACCGTCCCGGTCGGCGCCACCGCGCCGGAGGCCGCGGGCGTCATCCACTCCGACTTCCAGCGCGGCTTCATCAAGGCCGAGGTCGTCTCCTACGACGATCTGGTCGCGGCCGGATCGATGGCGGCGGCCAAGGCGGCGGGCAAGGTCCGCATCGAGGGCAAGGAGTACGTCATGCAGGACGGCGACGTCGTGGAGTTCCGCTTCAACGTCTGAACCCGGGCGTCTCCCACCTGGCAGGCGTCAGTCGAGGCGAACATGGGCAACCGGGGCCGGCTCCGGCATGCCTGGCGTTCGTCCGGGTACCTGCCGACCGTGACCTTTTCGATCGCCGCACGGTGTCCGCGTACCGGTCAGCTCGGGGTGGGAGCCCTGACGGCCAGGCCGGCGGTCGGCAAGATCGTCGCACACGTTCACTCCGGCGGTGGTGCGGTGGCAACCCAGGCCACCTCGAACCCGTTCCTGGCCTACGACGGCCTGCCGTTGCTCGGCGAGGGCCGCTCGCCGCAGGAAGTCCTGACCGAGCTGCTGGCCCGGGACCCGGGTCGGGAGGTGCGACAGGTCGGCATGGTCGACCATCAGGGTCGCTCGCACGCGTTCACCGGCTCCCGGACAAGCGCCTGGGCGGGACACCGCACCGGGCCGGGTTACGCGGTACAGGGCAACCGCCTGGTGGGCCCGGAGACCCTCACGGAGATCGTCCGGGTGTTCGAGGACAGCCGAGAACTCGACCTGGCCGAGCGGCTCGTGCTGGCCGTCGGGGCCGGCGAGGAGACCGGTGGCGACCGGCACGGCGCACGGTCGGCGACCGTGACGGTGATCGGCGATCAGCCGTACCCGCTCTGGGACGTACGGGGTCGACGACGCCGAGCATCCGGCGCGGGAACTACGCCGGCTGCACGGCGTCTTCCAGGAGGAAGTGCTGCCGACCATCCAGGGGCTCCCCACCCACGACGACCCCATGGGCGAGGCCGCCCGGCGGGCGCTCGGGGGACAGCTGCGCGACGCCCTGTGAGCAGGCGGAGGATAGCGTCTCGGACCTTGACGCGGAACTGAGCCGTAGTTCGCCGTCCACGCCCGCTACAGCTCGGACCAGACGCCCAGTTCGTTGCCGCTGGGGTCGGTGAAGTGGAACCGACGGCCTCCGGGGAAGTCGTACGGCCCGTTCACCACCTGGCCGCCGGCGTCCTTCACCACCTGCGCGGATCGATCCAGGTCCGCCGAGTAGAGCAGCACGAGCGGACCGCCGGCCCGGACCTCCTGGTCGGCACGCAGACCGCCCACCTCGGCTGCGGCGTCACCGTGGGGGCTGCGGATGCCGGCGTACCCCGGCCCGTAGTCGTTGAACTGCCAGCCGAACGCTTCGGCGTAGAAGCGCTTGGCCTGGTCGAGGTCGGTGACCGTGAACTCGATGTAGTCGATGGCGTGGTGTCGGTGCGGAGATGACTCGGACATGCTCCGCATCGTGCCCGCCGGGTACGACATGGCCAGGACACCCACCGGTGAGCCGGGATCACCGGTCCGGGCGGTCGTCCTCGACGCGAGGACGGTCCGGACGCAGGGCCGCTCTCGATGGAGTCTCGCCGCCGAGTAGCGCCGCCCGCAGCCGGGCGTTCTCGCGTGCGGCGTGGCGGCGCGGGCCGATGTCGGCGACGACGGCGCCCGCCCAGGCGAGGGCCACCAGCGCCCAGCCGATCCAGTACGCCGTGCCGTCCGAGGCCTCCTCCACGAGCAGGCCCACGATCAGCAGGATCGCCGAGAGTGCCCGGACGATCAGGCGGCTGCGTCTGCTCATGGCGGGAACCTCGCTTCCGCCGGCGGAGATCGACTCCGGCTCCGTGAAGGTCGGGTGTCATCGACAGTGACACATCGAGACCACCGGCCTCCCGGCCCCGGAGTCGATCAATCGCCGCTATTCCGCCCGGTAGACGGAGATGTGGGCCGTGCTGTCCGCCTCGAACGGTCGCCGGTGCCAGTCGGCGTACCGCTCGGTGAGCCGGAGCCCGGCCTGCTGCGCCATCGCGTCGATCTGGTGCGGCCAGGCGTACCGCATGGCGAACGGCTTCAGGTGTACGCCGTTGCCGTCGAACGTGATGGTCTGCCGGATGAACCGCTGCGCCGGCCGGTCGTACCTGTGCAGTCGGATCGTCGCGGAGTCCTCGGTCACGGCACGGACCTGCACCTGTTCGTCCCGGTCGAAGCTGCGCGGGTCGGGCACGAAGGTCTCGACGACGAACGCGCCGCCGGGCGACAGCACCCGGGCGACGTTGCGGAAGCAGTCCGCCTGCCGCTCGGCGTCCACCAGGTTGAACAGCGTGTTGTAGACCAGGTAGGCGAGGCGGAACGGGCCCGGCACGGGTACGTCCGCCATGTCGGCGACCACCACCGGGATCTGGTCGCCGCCGGGCTTGGCCCGGAGTTGCGCCAGCATCTCCTCGGACGCCTCGACGCCGTGCACGCTCAGGCCGCGCTCGGCCAGCGGCAGCGCGACGCGGCCGGTGCCGATCGCCAGTTCGAGGACCGGACCGCCGTCGGCCAGGCCCGCCAGGAAGTCGACGGCCGGCGCCGGGTCGGGATTCGGTCCGTCGTCGTAGCCGGCGGCCCACAGTTGGCCGAAGAGGCCGGGATCGTCGAAGACCGACATCAGCGGCCTCCGGGGGTGGTCAGGGTGTCAGCGGTGCTCTCCCGCGACGCGGATGTCGGAGCGGATCTGCTCACGAAGCCTCGATTCCTCAGGTCGGATGACGTTCGGGCGGAGGAACTTCGTCGAGTGGGGCATGTCGGCTGCTCCTTTCACGCGGCTGTCGGCTGAGGACACCAGAGGCCGCCGGAGCAGGGCAAGGCATTTACCTCGCGCGACCCGGCGGCCCGGGCGGTTCAGGAGATGTGGTGCAGGATCACGTTGTGCACGTGGTGGCTCTTCTGCGCGCCACGGAACTCCACCTCGTAGGTGTGCGTGCCGACGTGGATGGCGATCGCGCCTGTGGAGAAGAACGTGCCGCCCCAGGACTTGTTGCTGACCACGCTCACGCTGGTGATCTTCGAGTACGGGATGCTGGTGATCGCATGCCGCTTCCCGACGAACGAGCGGTCCTGGATGATCACGCGCCGGTCGGTCAGCCCGATGAACCCGGTGCCGGTGCCGACAGCGTCGTAGACGGCGATGATCTGCTCACCGTCGAGGAGCCCACTCTCGATCTGCTGGACCTGCTCCTTGCGGTCGTACGCGATGTTCGCCATGCAGACCAGGCTAGGTAACCGGCGCCAGCCCGCCGCTGTGGGCGATGACCAGGAACTCGCCGTCGCCCTGGCCGACGGGCTCGCGGTGCCAGCCGCCGTGGATCCGGTCCACGGTGAAGCCCGCAGCGGCCAGGGAGTCG
Above is a window of Micromonospora coriariae DNA encoding:
- a CDS encoding PH domain-containing protein produces the protein MANIAYDRKEQVQQIESGLLDGEQIIAVYDAVGTGTGFIGLTDRRVIIQDRSFVGKRHAITSIPYSKITSVSVVSNKSWGGTFFSTGAIAIHVGTHTYEVEFRGAQKSHHVHNVILHHIS
- a CDS encoding Type 1 glutamine amidotransferase-like domain-containing protein gives rise to the protein MPASEPTILATSMGFFRGDRGPTDLRPGPVFELAAELAEAGPQPRICYLGQAVGDQPTSFTAIYGAFADTRFRLSHLALFPMPNVEDVRAHLLAQDVIWVGGGSVANLVALWRVHGLDEILHECWQAGVVLGGVSAGSICWHVGGATDSFGPRLRGFTDGLGWLPYGNGVHYDSEGQRRPLMHELVGDETLPTSYCTDDGVGLVYRGTRLVEAVADREGVSAYEVSRGADGSVREAVIAPRLLG
- a CDS encoding methylated-DNA--[protein]-cysteine S-methyltransferase, producing MSIDSTVLSTPTGPLSIIAGPDGEVRAAGFTPDPAALLPLVHPTLRAPLRPRADLGPVSVAVRSYLDGDLTAIDAVPVRQSTGGEFMAHAWEVLREVPPGTPVTYTGYAALAGRPPAVRAAAAACARNAVALFVPCHRVLRTDGTLGGYRWGLDVKKWLLGHERRLTTT
- a CDS encoding class I SAM-dependent methyltransferase, with product MSVFDDPGLFGQLWAAGYDDGPNPDPAPAVDFLAGLADGGPVLELAIGTGRVALPLAERGLSVHGVEASEEMLAQLRAKPGGDQIPVVVADMADVPVPGPFRLAYLVYNTLFNLVDAERQADCFRNVARVLSPGGAFVVETFVPDPRSFDRDEQVQVRAVTEDSATIRLHRYDRPAQRFIRQTITFDGNGVHLKPFAMRYAWPHQIDAMAQQAGLRLTERYADWHRRPFEADSTAHISVYRAE
- the ychF gene encoding redox-regulated ATPase YchF, translating into MSLTIGIVGLPNVGKSTLFNALTKNDVLAANYPFATIEPNVGVVGLPDERLGKLAEIFSSQKVLPAPVSFVDIAGLVRGASKGQGRGNAFLANIRDASAICQVVRAFSDPNVVHVDGKVSPADDIETINTELILADLQTLDKALPRLEKEAKLRKDRLAAVAAAKAAIEVLDGGTTLYSGAAAAKIELEHLRELHLLTTKPFLYVFNVDEAELANAAFLDELRALVAPAEAVFMDAKIESELVDLPEEEARELLESIGQNEPGLNQLVRVGFRTLGLQTYLTAGPKEARAWTVPVGATAPEAAGVIHSDFQRGFIKAEVVSYDDLVAAGSMAAAKAAGKVRIEGKEYVMQDGDVVEFRFNV
- a CDS encoding VOC family protein codes for the protein MSESSPHRHHAIDYIEFTVTDLDQAKRFYAEAFGWQFNDYGPGYAGIRSPHGDAAAEVGGLRADQEVRAGGPLVLLYSADLDRSAQVVKDAGGQVVNGPYDFPGGRRFHFTDPSGNELGVWSEL
- a CDS encoding sigma factor, producing the protein MDDDERARLAEFVASRTPALLRVAYLLTGDRNAAEDLFQSALARTIPKWGTIRHADPEGYLRVVMYREQISWWRRLRRWRETPLNPADEPVGADPSSGSDVRLAMRAALRHLPPAQRAVVVSCPACPRPPRPGRSPYPVRPGRSSYPARRLRRSSPARSARPACRAE
- a CDS encoding DNA-3-methyladenine glycosylase 2 family protein; its protein translation is MEMDFERCYRAVDSRDQRFDGWFYTGVTSTGIYCRPSCPATTPKRQNVRFFPSAAAAQGAGLRACRRCRPDAAPGSPHWDVRADVVGRAMRLIADGVVDRDGVPGLAARLGYTERHLHRMLRAEMGAGPLALARAQRAQTARILIETTGLGMAEIAFAAGFGSVRQFNDTVREVYGVAPSELRSARGRRQAPVGAGTITLRLAYRPPLHARALLDFLSVRALPGVEEVRDGTYHRGLRLPHGAGEVALTPADGHVAATLRLADLRDLAPAVARCRRLLDLDADPVAIDATLAADPALAPAVAAEPGIRVPRAVDGFELAVRAIIGQQVSVTSARTTLTRLLAARVDHEVVVDDAGVSRQQLHDQRGGLRGFPTAEELLEVPDEGFGMPVGRRETVRALARAVAGGELDLASGGDREETARRLLALPGIGPWTAGYLAMRAFGDPDVLLPTDLAVRRGAAALGLPDTSKTLDAYAERWRPWRSYATIRLWRAA
- a CDS encoding FAD-binding oxidoreductase encodes the protein MTDHGHRRAAALARVPDSLTGQIVTPGDRRYAQLRSTYTTTASPAGVLLPKNAAQVVAAIRYAREQRLPIAVRSGGHGLSGASSNNGGLVIDLSMLNRVQVLDERSGVVRVEAGARWANVAKALAPYGLVISSGDHGNVGVGGLTTGGGVGWLVRSYGLTIDRVRAVEVALADGTLLRADAEHEPELFWLVRGAGPGAGIVVAFEIEATEQRNVGVAQLVIEAHPDGRTVREWANYLSQAPRELSAAAVLFAEGRSALMSVTAVVAAESLRRARPLVEPLLAIGKVLEHRADLLPYPTLVPTAHLHPNVGQQRGTTTNGLFTELGEAGARAVMRAVTGRAVIQLRSMGGAVNDIAPEATAYPHRHQHTLVIASTFPPQGGAALDAAWRGAAGRADGAYVNFESRPDPAAFARIYPGEAGARVRRLWRRYDPDGVFRPALLTGQPARSGQPTRSGQPHRRRR